One window from the genome of Pelobates fuscus isolate aPelFus1 chromosome 13, aPelFus1.pri, whole genome shotgun sequence encodes:
- the VRK1 gene encoding serine/threonine-protein kinase VRK1, with amino-acid sequence MPPKKAAPAARKKAPAKRKLAEAFPPGEVLTDSAKKQWKLGSTIGQGGFGCLYLADVNSSKTVGPDAPYVIKVEPSDNGPLFSELKFYMRAAKPELIKHWTSSHKLKYIGIPRYWGSGLHEKNGNSYRFMVMDRFGQDLQKIFEGAGKRFTHKTVLQLGLRLIDILEYMHEHEYVHADIKASNLILHHKNPDQVYLVDYGLAYRYCPDGVHKEYKEDPRKCHNGTIEFTSIDAHKGVSPSRRGDLEILGYCMVQWLCGTLPWEDNLADPNYVTNSKISYGDEIPTFIEKCFPGKKKPVEIAKYLEAVKELNYSAKPPYQRLRDILSQGLKALGSKDDGKLDFSQAQNGSVAPNGRKRKQTRPAEDAAIDDDDDDDEEEIVESKRPARGRASAASKCSDKGGPPKGRGRGRASKK; translated from the exons ATGCCCCCTAAAAAAGCAGCACCTGCTGCCCGAAAAAAAGCTCCTGCTAAAAGGAAGTTAGCAGAAGCATTTCCACCTGGTGAAGTGCTAACGGATTCTGCAAAAAAACAATGGAAATTGGGGTCAACCATTGGACAGGGTGGATTTGGCTGTCTTTACCTAG CTGATGTCAATTCTTCCAAAACGGTTGGACCTGATGCTCCTTATGTAATAAAAGTG GAACCAAGTGATAATGGACCTCTCTTTTCTGAGCTCAAGTTCTACATGCGAGCAGCTAAACCTGAATTGA TTAAGCATTGGACTAGCTCACATAAACTGAAATATATTGGCATACCTAGATATTGGGGATCTGGACTTCATGAAAAGAATGGAAACAG TTACAGGTTTATGGTCATGGATCGATTTGGACAAGACCTCCAAAAAATCTTTGAAGGTGCAGGGAAGAGGTTTACACACAAAACTGTCCTGCAGCTGGGTCTGAGACTA aTAGATATTCTGGAGTATATGCATGAACACGAATATGTACATGCAGATATTAAAGCCTCTAATCTCATCCTTCATCATAAGAATCCTGACCAG GTATACTTGGTCGATTATGGCCTTGCCTACAGATATTGCCCAGATGGCGTACACAAGGAATATAAAGAAGATCCCAGGAAATGTCATAATGGCACAATAGAGTTTACAAGTATTGATGCCCACAAGGGAGTCA GTCCCTCAAGAAGGGGGGATTTAGAAATCCTGGGCTATTGTATGGTTCAGTGGCTGTGCGGCACACTACCCTGGGAAGACAACTTAGCGGACCCAAACTATGTTACCAATTCTAAAATAAG TTATGGTGATGAAATCCCTACATTTATTGAAAAGTGTTTTCCTGGGAAAAAGAAACCAG TCGAAATTGCAAAGTACTTGGAAGCGGTTAAGGAATTGAATTATAGTGCTAAACCACCGTATCAACGATTAAGAGATATACTTTCACAAGGTCTGAAGGCTCTTGGCAGTAAGGATGATGGGAAGCTGGACTTCTCTCAGGCACAGAATGGAAGTGTTGCTCCGAATGGGCGAAAG AGAAAGCAGACCAGGCCTGCTGAAGATGCAGcgattgatgatgatgatgatgatgatgaggaaGAGATTGTAGAGAGCAAGAGACCTGCGAGAG gtcGTGCGTCGGCCGCATCTAAATGTTCTGATAAAGGAGGGCCACCAAAGGGAAGAGGGCGAGGAAGAGCATCAAAAAAATAG